AGCCGTGAGATGGGTAATTGCGGAGTTGTTACAGATATTAATTGCTGCCAAGGAATTTACCTGCCGGTTCCCGAATGTATCTAACTATTCCATATCAAGGAAACAGGGACATAATTCTCTGTTTCCTTGATTATTCCACACTCTAAAATTTATTATGAAAAAGATTCTTTTCTTGCTTGCGTTTGCCATCGGATTCATTTCTTGCAACGATGAAAAACATGTTTGGAGCTTCGAGGACATGTTTTATTTCCTGCATAACGATCCATCGCAGGAGGGCTGGGTTGAACCTGTTACGAAAATAACTGTCGGACCCGGTGCGCAGGTGGATTTATTGGTTACACGCAATGCTTTTGCAGCCAAAGCTCATCCCAAACAGACGGTAAAGGTCATTGTCGAGGAGAATCTATCCACGGCAAAACCCGGCGGTGATTTCATTCTCAGCGAGCAGGTTTTCAATTTCAGGAATAAGGATGTCCTGCAACTTCCTTTACGAGTAAATATCAGCGGCGGCACGTCCGGTAAAAAAATCGTGCTACGTCTTGATTACGGCTATTATGACGAATGCAGTCCGGAAAGCCGTAAGGGAGATAAGTTGATAATTAAGGTTAAATAAACCATGCTGCGCTGCATTTCGGTATTCTTTGTAGTTTTTATCTGCTGGGCCTGCGAGGTCGATTATTCGTTCGGCGAAAAGGATTTTAAGCCCCGCGTGGTTGTCAATGCGTTGATCTCGCCGCAGGAACCCTTTGCGGTACGCCTGCATTGGAGCCGCAGCTACTCGGCCCAAAGCGGGTTTACTCCCGTTGGGGAAGCCGAAATCCGCCTGTACGAAGATAATACCGAGGTTGTGCGCTGTCCGGCCGATCCGGAGGGCACGACCCAAACAACGTTCCGGGCTGTTGCCGGGCGCTCATACCGTCTTGTTGTATCGGTCCCCGGTTATGGAGAGTTATCTGCCCGGACGACGATTCCCGAAGCGCCCGCAGCCCGCATATCGTTCGCGCACCAAAAGGGATGGTATCGGCATTTCGACATGACGGACCTTACTGCAGGCGTGGATGCCAAAGCTATCTGGCTCCGGGGTACGGAACGGGACAATAACGGAGAAAAAGATATATATGCGTTCTATACGACTTCTGTATTTGTCGATCAGGTGAACGGCGCGAACGACGCCTACGAATCCGACGAAAAAGGAAGCACCATAGATTTCGAATATTTTCTGCGTGTCGCCCGCGAAAATCTCAGCGCAGCATTCCCGCTCCGCTTCTCGGTTTTCGGAGCCGTTGAAAACAGGCACACATTTCAGATTATTGCGGCGTCCGATACCTACGACCGCTATATGCGCTCCCGATATAAACATGAGCTGAATACGGGGGAAAGTGCGCAGGAAAATCCCTTTATCGAGCAGATCACGGTCTACTCGAACATCGACAACGGTATCGGCATCTTCGCCGGATATAACTATTACACGACGCCCGAATTATGAGGAAACTGCTCGCAGGCTGTCTGGCGCTTTGCATTCCCGCCTTACTTACGGCGCAAACTCCCGCCGACAGCATTTCACGCACCGAAGCGATAGATTCGGTAGTCGTCACCGCCCGCAGGCCGTTGATGGTCTACAAGCAGACGGGTAATATCGCCGTGGACATCGAGCAGCTTAAATACGCTCCGCTGTTCGCGGGCGAAAAAGACATATTCAAATTCCTGCAACTGCTTCCGGGCGTATCGGCCGGAAAGGACGGCATGTCGGGGCTGCTGGTACGCGGCGGCAGCAACGACCAAACATTAATTCTTTACGACGACGTACCGATTTACAATCAGGCGCATGCCTACGGCATCCTCTCGATATTCAGCGGCGAAACGGTCCAATCGGCCGAGGTGTCGAAAGGCTTCATATCACCCGCCTACGGGTCCCGGCTTTCGGCCTTGACGCAGATTCGCACACGCGAGGGCGACCGACTGAATCACCGCCAGTCGCTCACGGTGGGAACCTTGTCGTTGGCCGGGACCCTCGACGGGCCTATCAAACGCGATAAGGGTTCCTACCTCATTTCGGCCCGCTACTTCTTTCCCGAAGCGGTGCTTGCAATCGCCGATAACGATATACGATACGGTTTCAACGATATAACGGGGAAACTGACTTATGACATTCACCGGAATCATACGCTTTCGCTGGGCGTCTATTCGGGCGACGACCACATGAAGAACAAGGAAGATCACGCAGAAAACGGGTTCGGCTGGGGCAATACTACGGCATCCCTGCGGCTGGAATCGCGTTGGAATGATAATCTGCGCTCCTCGGTGGTGGCCTACTATACCTACCTGCAAAACCGTCAGGAAACAGAATTTAAAGACGACGGTTTCAGTAATTGGGGCAAAACGACTTTCAAAACCCACGAGTTCGGAGCACGCATGACGTTCGACCAACGGCTTTCGCGTGTCTGGTCGCTGGAATACGGGGCTACGTTTTCGCACCAGCGGTTCGAACCGATGCACACAAAAAGCATCATCAACGGACAGCACAAGGACCGCGGCTATTCTTCCGAGCTGCTTGTTTCGGGGGCGCTGTTCCTGAACAACCGCTTTCAATGGGGCGGCTGGCGGGCCGACGTGGGCGTGCGGGGCGCGGCCTATGACAATTCGGAGCAGACAAGATATGCAGTAGAGCCGCGTGCGCAGCTATCCTATGATTTTGGCCGCGACAATTCGGTCTGGCTTTCGGGGACGATAAATTCTCAGGCGCTTGTTCAATTCAACCGCTATTACTACTCGATGCCGATTGACTTCTGGACTCCGTTTCGGGACGGCAGGTTACAACACGCATGGCAGGTATCGCTCGGAGGTCGTGCGAAGCTGCACGAAAACCTGACCCTTTCGGTAGAGGGCTATTATAAACGAATGCGCAACCTGCCGCTGATCTACGACAGCGACGATTTTCTGCTGAATAACGGTGGATTCATCTACGGTACGGGACGAGCGTTCGGCATTGAAGCAATGCTCCAGTACCAGACCGAACGCCTGAGCCTGACGGCTTCCTATACCTATACCGATTCCCGCCGCCGCTCGGACGGCGTAACCTACCCGTTTGAGTATGACGTACCGCACGATTTCAATGCGTTCGTCAGCTACGACGTGGTGAAGCGGCCGGGCCGAAAACATACCTTTTCACTCAATGTTGCATGGCGTTCCGGGCTTCCGTATCGCCTGACGAACGAAAGCTATCCGGATACGGACGGTAATCCGATCATCGGCATTACGGCCTATCCCACGATGCGGATGCGCAACTATTTCCGCGCCGATGTCAGCTACAACATGGAGCGCCGCAAGCGCAACGGCGTGCGCAACTGGCAGTTCTCGATCATCAACGCCACATGGCACAAAAACCCCGTGAGCATTTACCCTTACCGGGGCAGCTATAAGGCAACGGTGCTGATACCTATCATGCCGTCGGTTTCATATACCCGCACGTTCGGAAAATGATCGTGTCCACAATATTCAAAACGCCAATTTCCAAACCTCAAAATAACTTTTAACCCTTAAAATTTTGTCTTATGAAAAAAAACGATCTTCACCATTCTGTTTGTTCTTTCAGTTACGATTAACTGCTTGGCCCAAATGACCTACAAGGACGGCAAACTCACCGTAGGACGAGGTATGTATAAAACCTATACGACGAGTTGGGCGGGATGGGCGCACTATTGGGGGGGGGCCACGGACCAGAACGGTATCAAAATGCACATTCATGCAGCCGATCCCCGTATGTCTACTACAACCAATAAACTTGTGTTTTTGGATAGCGACAGGTCCTTGTATATCGACCTTTATTGCCGCACGATGTATCAGACTTCGGATGAAAAACTGAAAACCAATATTCGCTCATTGAAAACGACACCCGTTTCCCGGTCTGCTTTTTCCATTAACATAGCGCCTGCACAATCTAACCCGTCAACGAATATGGTGCTGAAATTGAATCCCGTGAAATATCATTGGAGGGATGAAAGCGAATACGAAAGATTCAATATTCGTCCCGTGCAAAGCGGTGTGGAGGAATACGGTTTTTTGGCGCAGGAATTAGAAGCTATCATTCCCGGAGCAGTCGCCATGACAGAAGAGGGTGACCGTCTTGTCAATTATTCCGCCCTTATCCCGATTCTGACGGGCGCCATTCAGGAATTAACCGCGCGCGTCGCTGCATTGGAAAGTCAATTAAAAGCTGCCGGGAAATAGGAAATCATTGAATTTTGACGGAATTACATAAAACTGTTTTATGAAGAAAATATATTCGGTGATATTATTATTGGCAGTGATGCTGTCCTCTTGTACCAAAGACGAAACAGACATTATGACCGATGATAATTCCAACGCGCCGGCACTCGCAAAAACCCGTTCGGATGGAAGTGATATGGTAGAATATGAACTTTTACCGAATCCGTACACGGTTGATGTCATACAGGGAGTTTACGATTCGTATAATGTTTCTAAAACTATTGAACCGACGGATTTGTACGTCAGATTCTTACCGCAGGACAGTTTACAACTTATTGCCCTGAAAAACGATTATGACCTCGAACTGTTCGACTATCCGCTCAATATCGAACTTCCGGAAGATGCGGTTTATCAAGACACGACTATTCCGGAGGGTAGTTTTACTTGGTTGTATACAACCGTAAAGCCAGACTTCGCATTTCCCAAAGAAATACCTTATGAGGTGATTGAAGAATGCTATATTCCGGCAGAAGATGAAACAATCTCACCCACTCGCGGGGGTATTATAAATGTGGAGGAAGCTGCTTTTTTAAGTCTTGGCTACCCCCTTGAAGAACAGGAACCGGAAACTCGCGGAAAACGCAGACCGGAGGGAACTATCAGAGTTTATGATGATTATGCAGGTACTTTTGTTCCGGTAAAAGGAGTTAAAATCAGATGCCATAGATTTATTAAATGGTCTACGACATTTACGGACGAAAGCGGCCATTATACAATGGACAGCAAATTCAGATTCGGACCGCATTACGCGATTGTTTTTGACAACAGGAAAGGTTTTGACATCTGGGGTAATTGGGGGCCGATTGCACGGGCCAATCTTAATATGGGGTGGCATAGTAACCGAGGACACTCACGCGATATAAATGCTGGAAGTTTTGCTTGGGATTGGGCGGCTGTTAATAATGCAACCTACGATTACTATAAAATGTGCGAGGAAACAGGAATTGCCAAACCGCCCCGTAATCTTAAAATTTGGGTTTTCAAACGCTGGACGACATCCTCGACACCTATGTTGCGCCGAATCGTACATCCTATTGGGTATAACGGTAATTCATCGTGGAAAAACTTTTTTATCAATATCGGTTACGGTACTCTTGCAACGGTGCTGAATCAAATGCTAAAAAAGGTTCTACCTGATATTACGATAGGAACAGGTGGACACTCTTACCGGAAGGTTTATGACGTTGTAAATCACGAGTTGTCCCACGCCAGTCATTTCAGTCAAGTAGGAAGTGCGCATTGGGCGAAGTATATCAGCTATATTATGACATACGGTTCTTATGGAAACGGGACGGGTAAGAATGCAGAACTTTGTGGAATTGGTGAAATGTGGGGTTACTCAATGGGGCATATTCAGGAACACGAATACTATAAGGAATCAATCGTAAATCGGGTGTACTATTTTGGAAGTCCGAGCGGTTGGATAAAACCCCACGTGGTCTGGGATTTATGCAGAAAAAGTATCTTGACGAAGAAGCAGATATATGATTGCTTGGTCGTAGGGGTCGATACCTATGACAGATTAGTCGCAAAAATGTACGAAAAATATCCCGAAAAGGCTGATGAGATCGAAAAGGCATTTACGGACAATGGTATTACCCCGAATGTCCCCAAACCTGATACCGGAGATTTGACGCATGATGCCTTTTATACCGACAAAACGGTTTCTTCGTCTTTCATTTTTTCAGGGAATAATATTCTTACGCGGAATGTTACTGTAACGAATAGTGCGAAACTGACCTTTCGGGCCAACAAGTCCGTTACTATAAACTCTCCGTTTACAATTAATCAAGGAGCGCAGCTTGAAATGACCTGTGGTAACTGACAATTATTTTAAGACATCTATATACTTCAATGTACCAAACTGAAAATAGGATGTCTTATATGCAAATATAGGTTTTTTCTTTGAAAATCCATATTCAAGGCAAAATACAAGTCATTCAAAGTCAGCCACAATGGTTGGCTTTTTTCATTTTCTTTGAAAATTTTTCCGAAAATAGTGCAAAATCGGGCTTCGTGTGGTAATATAATCATATATAATCCAAATTCATGACTTATTAGTCAAAACGGGTGCTGAAACGCCTCAAAAACAGGAAAACGCCACGCTATAGGTCAAAACGGGTGCCGATAGCGTGGCATTCTATTTGATTTTCAGTATATTTTGGCATTTGAAAATATAGAAATTGCATTATGAACAAAAAAATGCCCGACATGCAATTCCCCCATTGTAAAGAAGGACGGAAAACGCAAAAGCGTCCAACGATACAAGTGCATGGTTTGTGGACGCCGCTTCAGCGGCGGGCGTGATTTTACAAAAGAAGACATCTGGGAGATGTACCTGCACGGCAAGCAGACAATAGCCCAGATCAGTGAAACTACAGGTCTCAGTGCTTCGACCGTGACACGTCGGCTTGCCTCCATTTCGTTCAGCTGGGAACAGCCTAGGATCAAAGGAAGCGGTGTGATACATCTCGACGCCACGTATTTTGGGCGCAATACAGGAGTGCTGCTGGCTCTGGAAAGCGGAAGCGGCAGACTTCTTTACATGAAGCATATCGCCCACGAGCACATCAGTGATTACGAGGACGCTGTGAAACATATAGTAGGATGCGGGTATGCCATTCAGGGGATTGTCATTGATGGTTTTCAAAAGCTGTTTACCGTCCTTTCGGAATACAGAATACAGATGTGCCAGTTCCACATGGTGGCGATAATAAGAAGAAAACTGACCAAGAATCCGCAACTTGAGGCAGGAAAGGAGTTATTGGATCTTGCATACCGTCTAAAAGACATGAATGAAAGTGCATTCGTCAGTGCATTTGAGAAATGGAAGAGGAAATGGCATGACTTCCTGAAAGAAAAGACGGTCAACGAGATTACCGGACGCACGATATATACCCATCAACGGCTCAGATCTGCCATGGTCAGCATATCGACCTACCTTCCTTTTTTGTTTACATACGAGAAAGTCAGAGGTATGCCCAACACAAACAATATGATCGAAGGCACATTCACCGACATGAAGAAAGCCTTGCGGAATCATCCGGGAATGATTGAGGAAAACCGCAAGCGGATGATGAACGGGTTTTTCTTGGCATATGCCAAATTGCATAATGAAAAAGGAGACAACCGCTAAGGCCATCTCCTGAATCGCATTATGCATATTGGACGGCTTTATTCCTGGCGGAGGTGCTCCCCAGCAGAGCTCCGTTACGCTTTAAGCCGCAATGCAAAATAACAAAATACAGATGAATCCACCAAAAACGGGTGCCATTTTCAGCACCCGTTTTGACCTATAGAGCGAAAGCGCTCGCATCAAATATGTGTTCAAAAGTTTTGAATGGTCATATCATACTGACAGACACCAGTATTACAACGATTTTAGCACCCGAAATGACCTATACGCCAAATTCATTGGGATTCATTTAATCCAAACCGGAATTGGATTCGATTTACCAAATGCCACAATGATAAGGTCGCTGATAGATTTATTGAGAAACTTGCAATCCGAGGAGGATTGTAGGCTTTTCTTGGAAAATATCAGGTGGCATGGTGTTCCGGTTTGTCCTCATTGTGGCAGTAAGTCGGAAGAACATTACAAACTGACCAATGGCGGTGTATTCCGAGGGCTATACAAATGCAAGGATTGCCGGGAACGATTTACCGTAACGGTAGGAACCATGTTCGAGGGTTCGCATATTCCTTTGCAGAAATGGTTTATAGCGATATACGTATTCTTGGCTCATAAGAAAGGCATAAGCAGTACCCAATTGCATAAAGATATTGCAGTTACGCAGAAAACTGCTTGGTTTATGTTGAGTCGGATACGTTATAGCATCAGATATAATGCGGATATTGACTTTGGCGATATTACGCAGGTCGATGAAACGTATATCGGAGGCAAGAACAAGAATCGGAATGCAGGCAAACGGTTGAAGAATACAAGAGGCCGTAGTCTTAAATTGAAAGCACCTGTAATGGGTCTGTTATCCGATGGAAAAGTCTATGTAGAGCCTATTCCGAAAGCCAGCAAATGGATATTGCATGGTGTGATAAATTCACTTGTGCCGAAAGGAACTACTGTTGTTACCGACGGCTGGTATGGCTACAAGGGTTTGTCGGAAAATTATGTGCATAAAGTAGTAGACCACCATAGAGGAGAATATGTCAAAGGCGGTTATCATACAAATTCGATTGAAGGTTTTTGGAGCCAACTGAAACGTGGCATAATAGGAGTTTATCATTTGGTTACTCGGAAACATTTGGAATTGTACTGCGATGAATTTGCATACCGATATAATACGAGGAATTTGACGGATGGGGAAAGATTCAGCCAATTCCTGTCCTTTGCCAAAAACCGATTAAGATACCAGATGTTGATATTGTAATTGTCAATGTGCATATATACATATACCAAACAAAAACATAGAATGATATGAATGTAACGACACTTTGGTATTGGGCACAGAATGCAGCCAAGACGAAAAAAACTGTGGATGTAATTATTGTCGGAACAAAGGGCACGATTGTAAAAACTGGAAAACACGGTAAAATTGACCCAGTAGGGACGGATGAAATTGACCCGGTAAAAACGGCTTAAATTGACCACCTTAAAACGGTCGAAAGTGATCCATCTAAAACGGAGCAAGCTGCCCCAGTCAGTAATTTGAGTAAAAAGTAGTTG
This Alistipes shahii WAL 8301 DNA region includes the following protein-coding sequences:
- a CDS encoding TonB-dependent receptor plug domain-containing protein, coding for MRKLLAGCLALCIPALLTAQTPADSISRTEAIDSVVVTARRPLMVYKQTGNIAVDIEQLKYAPLFAGEKDIFKFLQLLPGVSAGKDGMSGLLVRGGSNDQTLILYDDVPIYNQAHAYGILSIFSGETVQSAEVSKGFISPAYGSRLSALTQIRTREGDRLNHRQSLTVGTLSLAGTLDGPIKRDKGSYLISARYFFPEAVLAIADNDIRYGFNDITGKLTYDIHRNHTLSLGVYSGDDHMKNKEDHAENGFGWGNTTASLRLESRWNDNLRSSVVAYYTYLQNRQETEFKDDGFSNWGKTTFKTHEFGARMTFDQRLSRVWSLEYGATFSHQRFEPMHTKSIINGQHKDRGYSSELLVSGALFLNNRFQWGGWRADVGVRGAAYDNSEQTRYAVEPRAQLSYDFGRDNSVWLSGTINSQALVQFNRYYYSMPIDFWTPFRDGRLQHAWQVSLGGRAKLHENLTLSVEGYYKRMRNLPLIYDSDDFLLNNGGFIYGTGRAFGIEAMLQYQTERLSLTASYTYTDSRRRSDGVTYPFEYDVPHDFNAFVSYDVVKRPGRKHTFSLNVAWRSGLPYRLTNESYPDTDGNPIIGITAYPTMRMRNYFRADVSYNMERRKRNGVRNWQFSIINATWHKNPVSIYPYRGSYKATVLIPIMPSVSYTRTFGK
- a CDS encoding IS1595 family transposase, producing the protein MIRSLIDLLRNLQSEEDCRLFLENIRWHGVPVCPHCGSKSEEHYKLTNGGVFRGLYKCKDCRERFTVTVGTMFEGSHIPLQKWFIAIYVFLAHKKGISSTQLHKDIAVTQKTAWFMLSRIRYSIRYNADIDFGDITQVDETYIGGKNKNRNAGKRLKNTRGRSLKLKAPVMGLLSDGKVYVEPIPKASKWILHGVINSLVPKGTTVVTDGWYGYKGLSENYVHKVVDHHRGEYVKGGYHTNSIEGFWSQLKRGIIGVYHLVTRKHLELYCDEFAYRYNTRNLTDGERFSQFLSFAKNRLRYQMLIL
- a CDS encoding DUF4249 domain-containing protein: MLRCISVFFVVFICWACEVDYSFGEKDFKPRVVVNALISPQEPFAVRLHWSRSYSAQSGFTPVGEAEIRLYEDNTEVVRCPADPEGTTQTTFRAVAGRSYRLVVSVPGYGELSARTTIPEAPAARISFAHQKGWYRHFDMTDLTAGVDAKAIWLRGTERDNNGEKDIYAFYTTSVFVDQVNGANDAYESDEKGSTIDFEYFLRVARENLSAAFPLRFSVFGAVENRHTFQIIAASDTYDRYMRSRYKHELNTGESAQENPFIEQITVYSNIDNGIGIFAGYNYYTTPEL
- a CDS encoding tail fiber domain-containing protein; the protein is MTYKDGKLTVGRGMYKTYTTSWAGWAHYWGGATDQNGIKMHIHAADPRMSTTTNKLVFLDSDRSLYIDLYCRTMYQTSDEKLKTNIRSLKTTPVSRSAFSINIAPAQSNPSTNMVLKLNPVKYHWRDESEYERFNIRPVQSGVEEYGFLAQELEAIIPGAVAMTEEGDRLVNYSALIPILTGAIQELTARVAALESQLKAAGK